One window of the Heptranchias perlo isolate sHepPer1 unplaced genomic scaffold, sHepPer1.hap1 HAP1_SCAFFOLD_1663, whole genome shotgun sequence genome contains the following:
- the LOC137309479 gene encoding NF-kappa-B inhibitor zeta-like: PKEKPHQQNTRPTVRELLEQQRRCGGNSSAAASPKGPSHQTDRFNFSDTGDVAGPIYHPTYPSWHTDVSQSIISPESCCYGLPNEFTPSDHVSPFNTTSMYQSYGFAAPCSEPAAPYPHQHLPSFLAMRPGSGPSLFEAPQTDVQHWPLSGAGSGPACAQQEVQPTPYHNSTPTPQPIIPSQLEEARRTIQSMEISELLQRDGDGDTILHIYAVKGLREFVFAAAEQIRDLKGLEMREHKGKTPLLVAVTANQSAVVCDLIQLGADIQAADFKGQTAFHLTATYGYPSILQAVLLTGVTVNVETRNFEATR, encoded by the exons CTCCAAAAGAGAAGCCACATCAGCAAAACACTCGACCCACCGTGAGGGAACTGCTCGAACAGCAGAGGAGATGTGGAGGGAACTCGAGCGCTGCG GCATCACCAAAAGGCCCTTCCCACCAGACAG ATCGGTTTAATTTTTCGGACACGGGGGATGTTGCAGGTCCCATTTACCATCCAACTTACCCCTCCTGGCACACTGATGTGTCCCAGTCCATAATATCCCCTGAGTCATGTTGCTATGGGCTACCGAACGAGTTCACGCCCAGTGACCATGTCAGTCCCTTCAACACTACAAGTATGTACCAGTCATATGGATTCGCTGCCCCATGCAGTGAGCCTGCGGCCCCATATCCCCATCAACACCTCCCCTCCTTCCTG GCGATGAGGCCAGGCTCAGGTCCAAGCCTGTTCGAGGCCCCTCAGACCGATGTCCAGCACTGGCCATTGTCGGGAGCCGGCTCAGGCCCAGCCTGTGCCCAGCAAGAGGTCCAGCCAACCCCATACCAcaactccacccccaccccacagcccATAATACCCTCACAACTGGAGGAGGCTCGGAGAACCATCCAGAGTATGGAGATCAGTGAACTGCTGCAGCGGGATGGTGATGGGGACAC GATTCTGCACATTTATGCTGTGAAGGGGTTGAGAGAGTTCGTGTTTGCTGCGGCCGAACAGATTCGAGACCTGAAGGGCCTGGAGATGAGGGAGCACAAGGGAAAG acTCCTCTCCTGGTTGCCGTAACAGCCAATCAGTCGGCGGTTGTGTGCGACCTGATACAGCTCGGGGCCGATATTCAGGCCGCGGATTTCAAAGGTCAAACTGCTTTTCACCTCACGGCGACATACGGATATCCCAGCATCCTACAG GCGGTTCTGTTGACTGGAGTCACAGTGAATGTTGAAACCCGGAACTTTGAAG ctacacggtga